From a single Lewinella sp. LCG006 genomic region:
- a CDS encoding outer membrane beta-barrel protein, with translation MKPILFALLSLFVTTIATAQNFPVEGRITDAANGGVLPGAHVVLVGENNSNTLATITNERGVFRFDAVSKGAYQLSVSFIGFQEIRREIIVNDRALDLGVLSLQEGVELEEIQVTEKVLPVIQMGDTTQFNADAYKILPDASAEDLIEKMPTVNLEGGKIQAQGEDVKQVLVDGKPFFGSDPAAALHNLPAEVIDKIQIFDQQSDQAQFTGFDDGEVSKTINIITKTEMRNGTFGKVYAGYGYEDKYQAGGNINFFSGDQRISLLGLSNNINQQNFSSEDLLGVVSSSGGSRGGGRRGGGRGRGRDGNSGNANDFLVAQQGGITSANAFGVNFSDKWGEKIELSASYFFNTSMNNATQLTRQQFFDTEGINEFYTEESRATSTNTNHRFAGRLNYDVNPQNSIIWQPKLSWQSNNGVETLLGQTLLNDNLLSQTDLDFNADLAAMNWSNSLLWRHKFAKRGRTFSVNVNAGYAPKEGENFLFSENIFTTPSPDSTSLQQQSTLDLNSWNMAANFQYTEPLGKNSMLTFNYRTSYQQEESDKETRDFDEATQDYDLLNTGLSNLYSNDYYTQQLGGGYNFRQGDLSITTRANVQQANLIGEQVFPFENSSERTFLNVLPLLRLRYQFSKTENFNLSYRASTQLPSTDQLQEVIDNSNPLQLTIGNANLVQAYQHSMNARYSKTNTEKSSVLFVLLRGGYTNNYLGKSTYLGTSTNDFPVLVENNVAAGSQLTQTVNLDGYWNLRSLVTYGFPLAVIKSNINLDFSTDYVKTPGMVNEALNYSSNTSYGIGFTLSSNISEQVDFTVSSRSRYNVATNSLQTQSNNNYLNQSTRLKLAWILGNGLVFRTDLTHQFYQGLADDFDQNYLLWNMSIGKKIFESQRGEISLSVFDLLKQNNSLSRTITETYTQDLQTNVLQQYFMLNFKYDLRQFKVG, from the coding sequence ATGAAGCCTATCTTGTTCGCCTTATTGAGTCTATTCGTTACTACAATTGCTACTGCGCAGAATTTTCCTGTAGAAGGTCGAATTACTGATGCTGCTAACGGAGGAGTATTACCCGGTGCTCACGTTGTGCTTGTTGGTGAAAACAATAGCAATACCCTTGCTACCATCACAAATGAGAGAGGTGTTTTTCGATTTGATGCCGTGTCAAAAGGCGCTTATCAATTGTCGGTTTCGTTTATTGGCTTTCAGGAAATTCGCAGAGAAATCATTGTCAATGACCGAGCCCTCGACTTGGGGGTGTTGTCACTTCAAGAAGGCGTAGAATTGGAAGAAATACAGGTGACAGAAAAAGTCTTGCCTGTCATACAAATGGGCGACACCACCCAGTTTAATGCCGATGCTTATAAAATACTCCCCGATGCTAGTGCCGAGGACTTGATTGAAAAAATGCCCACCGTTAATCTTGAGGGTGGTAAAATTCAGGCCCAAGGAGAAGATGTAAAGCAGGTCTTAGTGGATGGAAAACCCTTCTTCGGTAGCGATCCCGCTGCCGCACTTCATAACCTCCCCGCGGAAGTGATAGATAAGATCCAAATTTTTGATCAACAAAGTGACCAAGCTCAATTTACGGGGTTTGATGATGGTGAGGTCTCCAAAACCATTAATATTATCACCAAAACGGAGATGCGTAATGGTACTTTTGGCAAAGTTTATGCTGGCTACGGTTATGAAGATAAATACCAGGCAGGAGGGAATATCAACTTCTTCAGTGGTGACCAACGTATTTCTTTACTTGGCCTGTCAAACAATATCAATCAACAGAATTTTTCTTCGGAAGATTTACTGGGTGTCGTAAGCTCTTCTGGTGGTAGTCGGGGAGGTGGTCGCCGAGGCGGCGGCAGAGGGCGGGGACGAGATGGTAATAGTGGCAATGCCAACGATTTTTTGGTTGCCCAACAGGGCGGGATTACGAGTGCGAATGCCTTTGGTGTCAATTTTTCGGATAAATGGGGCGAAAAGATAGAACTGTCCGCAAGCTATTTTTTCAACACATCCATGAACAATGCTACTCAATTAACACGGCAGCAGTTTTTTGATACCGAAGGGATCAACGAATTTTATACAGAAGAAAGCCGGGCGACGAGTACCAATACTAATCATCGCTTCGCAGGCCGTTTGAATTATGATGTCAATCCCCAAAATTCTATCATCTGGCAACCCAAGCTGTCTTGGCAAAGCAACAATGGTGTAGAAACCCTATTGGGGCAAACCCTGTTGAATGATAACTTACTAAGTCAAACCGACCTCGATTTTAATGCTGACCTCGCGGCCATGAATTGGAGCAATAGCCTCCTGTGGAGGCACAAGTTTGCTAAAAGAGGCCGTACTTTTTCCGTTAATGTCAATGCCGGTTATGCCCCTAAGGAAGGGGAGAATTTCCTTTTTTCTGAGAATATATTCACAACGCCTTCACCAGATTCTACCTCGCTACAGCAGCAGTCGACCCTCGACTTAAACAGCTGGAACATGGCAGCAAACTTTCAGTACACCGAACCTCTTGGAAAAAATAGCATGCTGACTTTCAATTATCGGACGAGTTATCAACAAGAAGAAAGCGACAAGGAAACCCGCGACTTTGACGAGGCAACTCAGGATTATGACTTGCTCAATACGGGCCTTAGTAATCTTTATTCCAATGATTATTACACCCAACAATTGGGAGGAGGTTATAATTTTCGGCAAGGAGATCTGTCAATCACGACCAGGGCCAATGTACAGCAGGCCAATTTGATAGGTGAACAAGTTTTTCCTTTTGAAAACAGCAGTGAGCGTACGTTTTTAAATGTGCTGCCCTTGCTCAGGTTGCGTTACCAGTTTTCCAAAACGGAAAACTTTAACTTGTCCTATCGTGCCAGTACGCAGCTCCCTTCTACCGATCAGTTGCAAGAGGTGATTGACAACAGCAACCCGCTTCAGTTGACCATTGGCAATGCCAACCTCGTACAAGCTTATCAGCACAGCATGAATGCGAGGTATTCAAAGACGAATACCGAGAAATCTTCCGTGTTATTTGTTTTGCTCAGAGGAGGGTATACCAATAATTACCTCGGAAAAAGTACCTACTTGGGAACCAGTACCAACGATTTCCCAGTTCTGGTCGAAAACAATGTTGCCGCAGGAAGCCAACTTACCCAAACGGTGAACCTTGATGGCTACTGGAATTTGCGCTCTCTGGTTACCTATGGTTTTCCCCTGGCTGTTATCAAATCAAATATCAATCTGGATTTTTCAACCGATTATGTTAAAACACCGGGAATGGTCAATGAAGCTTTGAATTATTCAAGCAATACCAGCTATGGAATAGGGTTTACCCTGAGCAGTAATATTAGCGAGCAAGTAGATTTTACGGTCTCTTCACGCAGTCGGTACAATGTGGCTACCAACTCCTTGCAAACCCAAAGCAACAACAATTACCTCAACCAAAGCACCCGCTTGAAGTTGGCCTGGATTTTGGGCAATGGCCTGGTGTTTAGAACCGACCTTACGCACCAATTCTACCAAGGGCTTGCGGACGATTTTGACCAAAATTATCTACTCTGGAACATGAGTATTGGGAAGAAAATATTTGAAAGCCAAAGAGGGGAGATTTCGCTCTCCGTTTTTGACCTTCTCAAGCAAAACAACAGTCTGTCACGAACAATCACCGAAACATATACGCAAGACCTGCAAACCAATGTCCTGCAACAATATTTTATGCTCAACTTTAAATATGATTTGCGGCAATTTAAGGTAGGGTAA
- a CDS encoding LytR/AlgR family response regulator transcription factor, which yields MQKVILIDDEAPARQLLREYLSNHPELIIVGEANNGVDAVRMIKALRPELIFLDVQMPGLTGLEVLTHLDELPLIIFSTAFDQYALKAFELHAVDYLLKPYTRERFEAAINHLSKRLHQPQQAVLQLTQAMVDDKDRNAYPSKILVAKGSKLVAVSVADIQYISADGDYSSLITAEQRFLSQYGIGQIEVKLNPQLFLRIHRSTIININYVKEVFREGHTYDVRMHNGDVVRVSRSYAPKVKEIIF from the coding sequence ATGCAGAAAGTAATTCTCATTGACGACGAGGCTCCCGCCCGGCAGCTACTGCGGGAGTACCTGTCCAATCATCCCGAGTTGATTATCGTAGGAGAAGCCAATAATGGCGTTGATGCGGTACGGATGATCAAAGCACTGCGGCCCGAATTGATTTTTCTGGATGTACAGATGCCTGGCCTGACGGGGCTAGAGGTGCTCACCCATCTGGATGAACTGCCACTGATTATTTTCTCCACGGCTTTTGATCAGTACGCGCTCAAAGCCTTTGAATTACACGCGGTAGATTACTTGCTCAAACCTTATACCCGTGAGCGTTTTGAAGCAGCTATCAATCACCTGAGTAAACGACTTCACCAACCACAACAGGCAGTTTTGCAACTTACCCAAGCCATGGTGGATGACAAAGACCGCAATGCTTATCCAAGTAAAATTTTGGTCGCCAAAGGCAGCAAACTCGTGGCCGTCAGTGTGGCAGATATCCAATATATAAGTGCCGATGGTGATTACAGCAGCTTGATCACTGCCGAGCAACGCTTCCTTAGTCAATACGGGATTGGTCAAATCGAAGTCAAGCTGAATCCCCAGCTTTTTTTACGGATTCATCGCTCTACCATTATTAATATTAACTATGTCAAAGAAGTCTTTCGCGAAGGGCATACCTACGACGTAAGGATGCACAATGGCGATGTAGTGAGGGTGAGCCGGAGTTATGCCCCCAAGGTGAAAGAGATTATTTTCTGA
- a CDS encoding sensor histidine kinase, producing the protein MQKSFRQIIWSREMLLVAGFYAAFAIFYFLAINWSSGRSTGDTYYQYQVFMDYPLKGLLTLPIWWLMFRLLVDWRLSSKILLHLLLLPIFVKVWQQLYYALCTFLGLGYLRGPGEWWDIYIPALFYVLQFGIFHTYDYYQKVQESQQREAMLKQTALQSELTALKAQLNPHFLYNTFNTISASVPPAQEYTRELIADLADLFRYQLWASNQEVVPLKVEVDFVKKFLQLEKARFGDRLRVDIQLDTQAEDAPVIPMLLQPLVENAIRHGISPLVDGGSIAINIEEKAGQIHIHIRDTGVGFTNSTPTSGQGIGLGNTRRRLQLKYGSELKISPNHPQGTNIHITIPREVYHAESNSH; encoded by the coding sequence ATGCAAAAAAGCTTTCGCCAAATCATCTGGTCTCGGGAAATGCTGTTAGTGGCAGGGTTTTATGCGGCTTTCGCCATTTTTTACTTTCTGGCTATCAATTGGTCAAGTGGAAGAAGCACTGGGGACACTTATTATCAATACCAGGTTTTTATGGATTACCCGCTGAAAGGCTTGCTGACGCTTCCTATTTGGTGGCTCATGTTTCGGCTTTTGGTGGATTGGCGTTTGAGTTCAAAAATACTGTTGCATTTGCTGCTGCTGCCCATTTTTGTAAAAGTGTGGCAGCAGCTTTATTATGCTTTGTGTACCTTCCTGGGCCTTGGCTACTTGAGGGGGCCGGGGGAGTGGTGGGATATCTACATTCCGGCCTTGTTCTATGTTCTGCAATTCGGTATTTTTCATACCTATGACTATTACCAAAAAGTACAGGAAAGCCAGCAGCGGGAAGCGATGCTCAAACAGACGGCATTGCAGAGTGAGTTGACGGCGTTAAAAGCCCAGCTTAATCCTCATTTTCTGTACAATACGTTTAACACCATCAGTGCGTCGGTACCACCAGCGCAAGAATACACCCGCGAATTGATCGCTGACCTGGCAGATCTTTTTCGCTATCAGTTATGGGCAAGCAATCAAGAAGTGGTGCCCCTGAAGGTAGAAGTCGATTTTGTCAAGAAATTTCTTCAATTGGAAAAGGCCCGCTTTGGAGATCGTCTGCGGGTTGATATTCAGCTGGATACCCAGGCGGAGGATGCACCAGTGATCCCAATGCTGCTTCAACCTTTGGTGGAGAATGCTATTCGGCACGGTATTAGTCCTTTGGTGGATGGAGGTAGTATTGCTATTAATATTGAAGAAAAAGCGGGTCAGATTCATATCCATATCCGAGACACCGGTGTTGGTTTCACGAACAGCACCCCTACCAGCGGGCAGGGCATAGGACTGGGGAATACCCGTCGTAGACTCCAACTGAAATACGGGAGCGAATTGAAGATCAGCCCCAACCATCCCCAAGGTACCAACATCCATATTACCATCCCCAGAGAAGTTTACCATGCAGAAAGTAATTCTCATTGA
- a CDS encoding DUF3137 domain-containing protein, which produces MKLSVSHYNFDPTAKVQLIISYFASLMELINLDAFRRYYNTHIFPELQRTERLRKRLLTLIFLSALIIFLILTISAYLGVVLISLFLIMPITFYIFYLGYQIQKFRQTFKPRIVGLILDFMNEQLNFTNLSYDPRQMIPKLLFQQSNIFTTPAQYYVGEDFIKGMVGEMPFALSELVVRDMSSMTNKLQDVFEGVFLHAIFAEEDTQGTIVVWPRKRKHFLTKSIKEFNFQGGVNVDHEINDPFFREHFLVYATEDTHVQGILSEPMQDALGRYVEITGKDIYLSFIDRNIFTAISEERDLLEPSIFTSNIHFDLIREFYFDIMLVLKIVEDFDQTH; this is translated from the coding sequence GTGAAGCTGTCCGTATCCCACTACAACTTTGACCCAACGGCTAAAGTCCAGCTAATTATTTCTTATTTTGCCAGCCTTATGGAGCTGATCAATCTGGATGCGTTTCGGCGCTATTACAATACCCACATTTTTCCAGAGCTGCAGCGCACGGAGCGCCTGCGGAAGCGCCTGCTTACCCTTATTTTTCTTTCGGCGCTCATTATTTTCCTCATCCTTACCATTTCGGCCTATTTAGGGGTGGTGCTGATCTCGCTGTTTTTGATCATGCCCATCACTTTCTATATTTTTTACCTGGGTTATCAAATTCAAAAATTCCGACAAACCTTCAAGCCGCGTATTGTAGGGCTGATCCTCGACTTCATGAACGAGCAGCTCAATTTTACCAACCTCAGCTACGATCCTCGCCAGATGATTCCCAAATTGCTGTTTCAGCAAAGCAATATTTTTACCACGCCCGCCCAATACTACGTGGGCGAAGATTTTATCAAGGGGATGGTAGGAGAGATGCCTTTTGCCCTGTCGGAGCTGGTCGTTCGCGATATGTCCAGCATGACCAACAAGCTGCAGGATGTTTTTGAAGGGGTTTTTCTACACGCTATTTTCGCCGAAGAAGACACCCAAGGCACCATTGTGGTGTGGCCTCGCAAGCGCAAACATTTTTTGACAAAAAGTATCAAAGAGTTTAATTTCCAGGGCGGTGTAAATGTGGATCACGAGATCAATGATCCTTTTTTTCGTGAACATTTTCTGGTCTACGCCACCGAAGATACCCATGTTCAGGGTATTTTGTCAGAACCCATGCAGGATGCACTCGGCCGCTATGTAGAGATCACCGGAAAAGACATTTACCTCTCTTTTATTGACCGAAATATTTTTACCGCCATCAGTGAAGAGCGAGACTTGTTGGAGCCCAGCATCTTTACTTCCAATATCCACTTCGACCTGATCCGCGAGTTTTATTTCGACATTATGCTCGTCTTGAAAATTGTCGAGGATTTTGACCAAACGCATTAG